A part of Hydrogenobacter sp. T-8 genomic DNA contains:
- a CDS encoding CoB--CoM heterodisulfide reductase iron-sulfur subunit B family protein: MGVIGKRVAYYPGCSLEGAARAYDVSTRIVAKELGLELDYLEDYNCCGAMESKNVTFMGTMLLNARNMSLARKQGHNVIVAPCNGCSFSLQRAEYFLETDKAVYDRVNALLREGGVDPLDQIPQTYHILEWFYHEAGPQKVKEKTRKPLRGLKVANYYGCLYTRPHFYARTYAHAGGQDEEARPRKRETADDDEHPYYMNALLEAAGATSVEFEPMHTQCCGGPHSLSDEMVSEKFVMMILQTAKRNGADIIATECPLCHASLEMYRHRLMMKGVPDVDVPAAYFTQLLGLAFGYSANDVKLKDNLSDPLPVLKRLGLA, translated from the coding sequence ATGGGTGTGATAGGAAAAAGGGTTGCTTATTATCCAGGCTGTTCCCTTGAGGGTGCAGCGAGGGCTTACGATGTTTCTACAAGAATAGTAGCAAAGGAGCTTGGTCTTGAACTGGACTACCTTGAGGACTACAACTGCTGCGGTGCTATGGAGTCCAAAAATGTCACCTTTATGGGCACCATGCTCCTAAATGCCAGAAACATGTCCTTGGCAAGAAAGCAAGGGCACAATGTTATCGTAGCCCCCTGCAACGGATGTTCCTTTTCCCTGCAAAGGGCGGAATACTTCCTTGAAACAGATAAGGCGGTATATGACAGGGTCAATGCACTTCTTAGAGAAGGCGGTGTAGACCCCCTTGACCAAATACCTCAGACCTATCACATATTAGAATGGTTCTATCACGAGGCTGGACCACAGAAGGTAAAGGAAAAGACAAGAAAGCCCCTGAGAGGTCTTAAGGTGGCAAACTACTACGGATGCCTATACACAAGACCCCACTTCTACGCAAGAACCTACGCTCACGCAGGTGGTCAGGACGAAGAGGCAAGACCAAGAAAGAGGGAGACCGCCGATGACGACGAACATCCATACTATATGAACGCCCTCCTTGAGGCTGCTGGTGCTACGAGCGTGGAGTTTGAACCCATGCATACCCAGTGCTGTGGAGGTCCTCACTCGCTTTCTGATGAGATGGTCTCTGAAAAGTTCGTAATGATGATACTGCAGACTGCCAAACGCAACGGTGCGGATATAATAGCTACCGAATGTCCCCTCTGCCATGCATCTCTTGAAATGTATCGTCACAGGCTTATGATGAAGGGCGTGCCGGATGTGGATGTGCCTGCTGCCTACTTTACACAGCTTCTTGGGCTCGCCTTTGGCTACAGTGCAAACGATGTAAAGCTCAAGGACAACCTTTCAGACCCCTTGCCAGTGCTAAAAAGATTGGGACTTGCCTAA
- a CDS encoding glycine cleavage system protein H: MGVVQELESGNEWEYNGCVVPLDLYYEIETQTWLKVNEDGTVTMGLTDVGQVRAGRLLHARIKNVGKVIQKGKPVASLESGKWAGPINALVEGEVVERNEKILEQPDIINYDPYGEGWIVKMKPVDLQRDIKDLLYGKEAIEEMRKYIDEWDIICMRCT; this comes from the coding sequence ATGGGTGTGGTGCAGGAGCTGGAAAGCGGGAACGAGTGGGAATACAACGGATGCGTTGTCCCTCTTGACTTATACTACGAAATAGAAACCCAAACATGGCTCAAGGTGAACGAGGATGGAACGGTCACCATGGGTCTTACCGATGTGGGTCAAGTAAGGGCTGGAAGGCTCCTGCACGCCCGTATCAAAAATGTGGGCAAAGTGATTCAGAAGGGTAAACCTGTGGCATCTCTTGAGAGTGGAAAGTGGGCAGGACCTATAAACGCCCTTGTGGAGGGCGAGGTGGTGGAAAGGAACGAGAAGATCCTTGAACAGCCTGATATAATAAACTATGACCCATACGGTGAGGGATGGATAGTAAAGATGAAGCCAGTGGACTTGCAAAGAGACATAAAGGACCTCCTCTATGGTAAAGAAGCCATAGAGGAAATGAGAAAATACATTGATGAATGGGATATAATCTGTATGAGGTGCACATGA
- a CDS encoding thioredoxin family protein has protein sequence MAAKDKHVILLVSQWCATCPDADALWKRLQSEYGFKYEVLDVAQPEGRMWAKKLIVRAVPSTIIDGKLTFVGVPDEAEARRVIES, from the coding sequence ATGGCTGCCAAAGATAAGCATGTTATACTGCTTGTTTCTCAGTGGTGTGCCACATGTCCTGATGCGGATGCCCTTTGGAAAAGGCTTCAATCTGAATATGGCTTTAAGTATGAGGTGCTTGATGTGGCACAGCCAGAGGGGAGAATGTGGGCAAAGAAGCTCATAGTAAGGGCAGTGCCATCTACTATAATTGACGGGAAGCTTACCTTTGTGGGTGTTCCTGATGAAGCGGAAGCCAGAAGGGTGATAGAATCATGA
- a CDS encoding DsrE family protein, which translates to MKVVILMTSGPRTPWRCASPFYIAALMAANEAEVEMFFNMDGTRLLKKGVAEKITPAEPNCLSPNGKKLKSVYDFMKDAKQAGVKFYSCKQAIDSMGYKPEDLIPELDGVFPASEFALRAMEADKVLTF; encoded by the coding sequence ATGAAGGTAGTTATACTGATGACCAGCGGACCAAGAACGCCTTGGAGGTGCGCTTCTCCCTTTTACATAGCAGCTCTCATGGCTGCTAATGAAGCAGAAGTTGAAATGTTCTTCAACATGGATGGCACAAGGCTTCTCAAAAAGGGTGTTGCGGAGAAGATAACGCCCGCAGAACCCAACTGCTTGTCGCCCAACGGCAAGAAGCTTAAAAGCGTATACGATTTTATGAAGGATGCCAAGCAGGCAGGGGTAAAATTCTACTCCTGCAAGCAAGCTATAGACTCTATGGGTTATAAGCCAGAAGACCTTATACCAGAGCTGGATGGGGTGTTTCCCGCCAGCGAGTTTGCCCTTAGGGCTATGGAAGCGGATAAGGTGCTAACCTTTTAA
- a CDS encoding glycine cleavage system protein H, whose product MATVNGCNIPEDLLYDVDPEANAFTWAKDNGDGTFTVGLTSVAAAMAGRLVAYTPKKAGKVIERRKSIATIESGKWVGPVPTPLTGEIVEINEALKGNPALANDDPYGAGWIAKIKPTNPEEINSLLRGQAAVDALTKVINEKGIKCG is encoded by the coding sequence ATGGCAACAGTGAACGGATGCAACATACCCGAGGACCTTCTTTATGACGTGGACCCAGAGGCTAACGCCTTCACCTGGGCAAAGGACAACGGAGACGGCACCTTCACAGTGGGTCTCACCTCTGTGGCGGCTGCCATGGCAGGAAGGCTTGTGGCCTACACGCCAAAAAAGGCTGGCAAGGTCATAGAAAGACGCAAAAGCATAGCCACCATTGAAAGCGGTAAATGGGTGGGTCCAGTTCCTACACCTCTAACTGGAGAAATAGTGGAGATAAACGAAGCCCTCAAAGGCAACCCAGCCCTTGCAAACGATGACCCATACGGTGCAGGATGGATAGCCAAGATAAAGCCTACCAATCCCGAGGAAATTAATAGCCTTCTAAGGGGTCAGGCGGCAGTGGACGCCCTCACAAAGGTTATAAACGAGAAGGGTATAAAGTGCGGATGA
- a CDS encoding radical SAM protein gives MIDLRGVNLPPSFEDLELDQTLLDELYEGFQIRLRNFGKDIFFHSPGFKHYEVEDFSIKTGPKFVDISITGRNCELMCDHCASKILWHMIPATTPEELWRVAQELKEKGVDGILISGGSNKDGVVELYPFLNTMKRIKEELSMFVSCHVGLVDKELAEGLKEARVDAVLLDIIGDDQTIAEVYKLPHKSVKDYEESLRLLKEAGHNIVPHVIIGLHYGQIKGEYRAIDMIAKFDPSALVMVVVMPYYGKARFQLLPPPKPEESAKVILHARKALPSKPVVIGCARPAGPERVKFDLYALHAGVNGITFPAEGIFTYAKSLGLRPVVSPNCCSTVFLH, from the coding sequence ATGATAGACCTCAGGGGGGTAAACCTCCCCCCATCTTTTGAAGATTTAGAGTTAGACCAAACTCTTCTTGATGAGCTCTACGAAGGTTTCCAGATAAGGCTTAGAAACTTTGGCAAGGATATATTCTTCCATAGCCCGGGCTTTAAGCACTACGAGGTGGAGGACTTTTCCATAAAGACAGGTCCAAAGTTTGTGGATATCTCCATAACTGGCAGAAACTGTGAGCTTATGTGTGACCATTGTGCCTCTAAGATACTTTGGCACATGATACCGGCTACAACCCCTGAAGAACTTTGGAGGGTGGCACAGGAGCTAAAAGAAAAGGGCGTGGATGGGATTCTCATATCTGGAGGTTCTAACAAGGACGGTGTGGTAGAGCTGTATCCCTTCTTGAATACTATGAAAAGGATAAAAGAAGAGCTTAGTATGTTCGTAAGCTGTCATGTGGGTTTGGTGGACAAAGAGCTCGCAGAGGGCTTAAAGGAGGCTCGGGTAGATGCGGTTCTTCTTGATATCATAGGTGATGACCAAACCATAGCGGAGGTATACAAGCTACCTCACAAGAGCGTAAAAGACTACGAGGAGTCCCTGAGGCTTCTTAAAGAGGCAGGACACAACATAGTTCCGCATGTGATAATAGGACTTCACTACGGACAAATAAAAGGTGAATACAGAGCCATAGACATGATAGCCAAGTTTGACCCCTCCGCCCTTGTTATGGTGGTGGTTATGCCCTACTATGGTAAAGCCCGTTTTCAGCTTCTACCTCCACCAAAGCCGGAAGAGAGTGCCAAGGTAATACTTCATGCCAGAAAAGCACTGCCAAGTAAACCTGTGGTTATAGGTTGTGCAAGACCTGCCGGTCCAGAAAGGGTGAAGTTTGACCTGTATGCCCTTCATGCGGGGGTGAACGGTATAACCTTCCCAGCGGAGGGCATCTTTACCTATGCAAAAAGCCTAGGATTGAGACCAGTGGTATCACCAAACTGTTGCTCCACTGTCTTTTTGCATTAA
- a CDS encoding DUF2203 domain-containing protein — MKVFDIDTARDLITIIKPIVEDINLKKEELYSCLARLEEEKDELERLYLQSHVEDLDIEIRRLFQKIEALGGVIKGIDPILVDFLSFHQNRYIWLCWKEDEDTLMYWHELDEGFAGRKPIELLYE; from the coding sequence ATGAAAGTTTTTGATATTGACACAGCAAGAGACCTAATAACAATTATAAAGCCCATAGTAGAGGATATAAACCTAAAGAAAGAAGAGCTCTATTCCTGCCTTGCAAGGCTTGAAGAGGAAAAGGACGAGTTAGAAAGGCTCTATCTCCAAAGCCATGTGGAAGACCTTGATATAGAAATACGGAGGCTCTTCCAAAAAATAGAGGCACTGGGTGGTGTGATAAAGGGCATAGACCCCATCCTTGTGGACTTTCTCTCCTTCCATCAAAATCGCTACATATGGCTTTGTTGGAAAGAAGACGAGGACACACTCATGTATTGGCACGAGCTTGATGAAGGTTTTGCGGGCAGAAAACCCATTGAATTACTTTACGAATGA
- the dcd gene encoding dCTP deaminase has product MILSDRSIKELIKRGRLVIEPYKEENVQASSIDLTLGGELLFYRSGCIDLKSENMSVEKINIPEEGILIPPKAFLLATTEEYIKLPENITAFVEGRSSLGRLGLFIENAGWVDAGFEGQITLELYNANNCPIRIYKGIRICQIVLARLDKRAEKPYRGKYQGQRGATPSKVYMDFHS; this is encoded by the coding sequence ATGATATTGAGCGATAGAAGTATCAAGGAGCTTATAAAGAGAGGCAGGCTTGTAATAGAGCCATACAAGGAAGAAAACGTCCAAGCATCCTCCATAGACCTCACCTTAGGCGGAGAGCTTCTCTTCTATAGGTCTGGGTGCATAGACCTCAAGAGTGAAAACATGTCAGTGGAGAAGATAAACATACCCGAGGAAGGAATTCTTATACCACCAAAGGCTTTCCTTCTGGCAACCACAGAGGAATACATAAAACTTCCGGAGAATATTACCGCCTTTGTGGAAGGTAGGTCTTCTCTTGGAAGGCTTGGGCTTTTCATAGAAAACGCAGGATGGGTAGATGCAGGCTTCGAAGGACAGATAACCCTTGAGCTATACAACGCCAACAACTGCCCCATACGCATATACAAAGGCATACGCATATGCCAGATAGTTCTGGCAAGGTTAGACAAAAGGGCGGAAAAACCATACAGGGGTAAATATCAGGGGCAAAGAGGGGCTACGCCCTCAAAGGTCTATATGGATTTTCATTCGTAA
- the thrC gene encoding threonine synthase, with product MSYWRGIIHKYKEFLPVNEKTPIITLCEGNTPLIYAENLARAIGFKGDIFLKYEGLNPTGSFKDRGMTVAISKAVEAGKRAVICASTGNTSASAAAYAAKAGLKAFVLLPKGAVALGKLSQAVIYGAKVIAIQGNFDDALYIVRKIGELLPVEIVNSVNPYRIEGQKTGAFEVCDALGRAPDYHFIPVGNAGNITAYWKGYGEYHKAGKIRELPKMMGWQAEGSAPIVKGYPIKNPQTIATAIRIGNPYSWQPALQAVRQSGGLIDAVSDEEILHAYKLTASTEGVFCEPASAASVAGLIKLTREGFFKGGELVVCTLTGNGLKDPDTAMKVCEPPITLPPDVERVMEVIDL from the coding sequence ATGAGCTACTGGCGAGGTATAATACACAAATATAAGGAGTTTTTACCTGTAAACGAGAAAACACCTATAATAACACTGTGTGAAGGAAATACTCCCTTAATCTATGCAGAGAACTTAGCGAGGGCTATAGGCTTTAAGGGGGACATATTTCTCAAATACGAAGGTCTGAACCCTACAGGCTCTTTTAAAGACAGGGGCATGACCGTAGCCATATCCAAGGCGGTGGAGGCAGGAAAGAGAGCGGTAATATGTGCCTCAACGGGCAATACCTCTGCTTCTGCGGCCGCTTATGCGGCAAAGGCTGGTCTCAAAGCCTTTGTCCTCCTTCCAAAGGGTGCAGTGGCTCTGGGTAAGCTCTCCCAGGCAGTCATATACGGTGCAAAGGTAATAGCCATCCAGGGAAACTTTGACGACGCTTTGTATATTGTGAGAAAAATAGGAGAGCTTCTGCCTGTAGAGATAGTGAACTCGGTTAACCCCTACAGGATAGAGGGACAAAAGACGGGAGCTTTTGAGGTGTGCGATGCCCTTGGCAGGGCACCAGACTATCACTTTATTCCTGTGGGCAACGCAGGAAACATAACCGCCTACTGGAAGGGCTATGGAGAATACCATAAAGCTGGGAAGATTAGAGAACTGCCCAAGATGATGGGTTGGCAGGCAGAGGGTTCCGCCCCAATAGTGAAGGGCTATCCTATAAAAAACCCACAGACTATAGCCACTGCCATAAGGATAGGAAATCCCTACAGCTGGCAACCAGCCCTCCAGGCGGTGCGTCAATCTGGCGGGCTTATTGATGCGGTGAGCGATGAGGAAATACTCCACGCTTATAAACTAACTGCTTCAACGGAGGGTGTGTTTTGCGAGCCTGCCTCTGCGGCCTCTGTTGCAGGTCTTATAAAGCTCACAAGAGAGGGCTTTTTCAAGGGTGGAGAGCTGGTGGTTTGTACCCTCACGGGCAACGGTCTAAAGGACCCAGATACGGCTATGAAGGTCTGTGAACCCCCTATAACACTTCCGCCAGATGTGGAAAGGGTTATGGAGGTGATAGACCTGTGA
- a CDS encoding L-threonylcarbamoyladenylate synthase: MVKLTSHILNNVANTLKEGKIVCFPTDTIYGLLAVANNREVVERLYSIRRPSGRPFIILIKGIHWLETLGLWASELHTRLMERFNATFVFYKRSTLPLYLTRGRKSLAVRIPPFDSPVYELLEYLNAPVVAPSANPEGQKPATTIKEAIEYFGDKVDLYVDGGVRKGKPSTIVRALYPKGLRLIREGNIPFKKILQAYRELRTTFSALPEDAPLGSSFLDLFDPDLPFPPLR, from the coding sequence ATGGTAAAGCTCACAAGCCATATTCTCAACAACGTAGCCAACACTCTCAAAGAGGGGAAGATAGTATGTTTTCCCACAGACACCATATACGGGCTTCTGGCGGTAGCCAACAACAGAGAGGTGGTGGAGAGGCTCTACTCTATAAGAAGACCCTCTGGTAGACCTTTCATAATTCTGATAAAGGGCATCCACTGGCTGGAAACCCTTGGGCTATGGGCCAGTGAATTACATACGAGGCTCATGGAAAGGTTTAACGCCACCTTTGTCTTTTATAAAAGAAGTACCTTGCCCCTATACCTGACCAGAGGAAGAAAAAGCCTTGCGGTGAGGATTCCTCCCTTTGACAGCCCTGTGTATGAGCTTCTTGAATATCTAAACGCGCCTGTGGTAGCACCCAGTGCAAACCCAGAGGGTCAAAAGCCAGCAACCACCATAAAAGAAGCTATAGAATACTTTGGAGATAAGGTTGACCTTTATGTGGACGGTGGCGTAAGAAAGGGCAAACCCTCAACCATAGTAAGAGCCCTATACCCTAAAGGTCTTAGGCTCATAAGAGAAGGTAACATACCCTTTAAAAAAATACTCCAAGCCTACAGGGAGTTAAGGACTACCTTTTCCGCCTTGCCTGAAGACGCTCCTTTAGGGTCTTCCTTTTTGGACCTTTTTGACCCTGATCTGCCTTTCCCTCCGCTCCGCTGA
- the secA gene encoding preprotein translocase subunit SecA, protein MIEWLVKKLLGTKSEREVKRLRKVVQRITQKEKELDQLPNKEIRLIAQDLRQRILQDETLKQKIIKGEIIPEVELAFALVREAGKRALGLRFFDVQLIGGLVLHEGKIAEMKTGEGKTLVATSAVVVNAMTEEGVHVVTVNDYLARRDAQWMGGLYLFLGLDVGVINSDYSSYRVEWADPELAQRAIEEDWRVWPQGYFEETLPSDLIKVQAKKAFYTKLTPCTRRQAYECSITYGTNNEFGFDYLRDNMAFSLEEIVQVKGHNFAIVDEVDSILIDEARTPLIISGPAEMDTSVYYKADEVVRRLVRDEDFVVDEKNRTVQLTEQGIRKVEELLGVENLYDIRNIDLLHAVNQALRAHTLFKRDVHYIIRDNEVLIVDEFTGRVLPGRRWSDGLHQAIEVKEGVPIQQENQTLASITFQNYFKLYTKLSGMTGTAETEALEFKEIYGLEVVVVPTHRPMRRKDHPDLVYKTKEEKWQAVVDLIKQEHAKGRPILVGTVSIEDSEHLSRLLQKEKIPHNVLNAKQHEKEAEIIAQAGRLGSVTISTNMAGRGTDILLGGNPEYLAREILRAKGKAPEEATEEEWKEALEKAYRITEEEKKKVVDLGGLLVIGTERHESRRIDNQLRGRAGRQGDPGESRFVLSLEDDLMRIFGGDRVKKLMEILKIPKGEPIESGMVTKAIQNAQKRVEAQNFQIRKRLLEYDMVMNTQRLTVYAIRRDLLESKGIEEYLQEFVYDLVAQRVEELIKEEEPELWELEPLRDYLKELTGRDIDIPSARDKEELIEKLSQRVLESLFQRKEELGEEVFRELAKILMLSNLDHLWREHLHTMDRLRESIYLRGYASKDPLVEYKKESFYLFEDMLSRFREKTISDIMHMQVRTQEEVQEELKREEQERDKLLSMAVFSGAEGKADQGQKGPKRKTLKERLQARRKR, encoded by the coding sequence ATGATAGAATGGCTTGTTAAAAAGCTCCTTGGGACAAAGAGCGAGAGAGAAGTCAAAAGGCTAAGAAAGGTAGTCCAAAGGATAACACAAAAGGAGAAAGAACTTGACCAACTTCCAAACAAAGAGATAAGACTTATAGCACAAGACTTAAGGCAAAGGATACTGCAGGATGAGACACTAAAGCAGAAGATAATCAAAGGTGAGATAATTCCAGAGGTGGAGCTCGCCTTTGCTCTTGTAAGGGAGGCGGGCAAAAGGGCTCTTGGGCTTAGATTTTTTGACGTTCAGCTTATAGGTGGGCTTGTGCTTCACGAAGGCAAGATAGCGGAGATGAAAACGGGTGAAGGTAAAACCTTAGTGGCTACCTCTGCAGTGGTGGTCAACGCCATGACAGAGGAAGGGGTTCATGTGGTTACCGTCAACGACTACCTTGCGAGAAGGGACGCCCAATGGATGGGTGGACTATATCTTTTCCTTGGTCTTGATGTGGGTGTTATAAACTCTGACTATAGCTCCTACAGGGTAGAATGGGCAGACCCAGAGCTGGCACAGAGGGCTATAGAAGAAGACTGGAGGGTTTGGCCACAGGGCTATTTTGAGGAAACTCTACCCTCAGACCTCATAAAGGTTCAAGCAAAGAAGGCTTTCTATACTAAGCTAACGCCCTGCACCAGAAGACAAGCCTACGAGTGCAGTATAACCTACGGAACCAACAACGAGTTTGGCTTTGACTACCTTAGGGACAACATGGCTTTTTCCCTTGAGGAAATAGTGCAGGTAAAGGGGCATAACTTTGCCATAGTGGACGAAGTGGACTCTATCCTTATAGACGAAGCAAGAACGCCCCTTATAATCTCTGGTCCTGCGGAGATGGATACCTCCGTATACTACAAGGCGGACGAGGTGGTAAGAAGGCTCGTAAGGGACGAGGACTTTGTAGTGGATGAGAAGAACCGAACTGTCCAGCTCACAGAGCAGGGCATAAGAAAGGTGGAGGAACTCCTTGGTGTAGAAAACCTATACGATATAAGGAACATAGACCTCCTTCATGCGGTAAACCAAGCCCTCAGAGCCCACACCCTCTTTAAAAGGGATGTGCATTACATAATAAGAGACAACGAGGTTCTCATAGTGGATGAGTTCACTGGAAGGGTGCTTCCGGGTAGGCGTTGGAGCGACGGTCTTCATCAGGCTATAGAGGTAAAAGAGGGTGTTCCCATACAGCAGGAAAACCAAACCCTTGCCAGCATCACCTTCCAGAACTACTTCAAGCTCTACACAAAGCTCTCTGGCATGACGGGAACCGCCGAGACGGAAGCTCTTGAGTTCAAGGAAATATACGGTCTTGAGGTGGTGGTAGTCCCAACCCACAGACCCATGAGAAGAAAGGACCATCCAGACCTCGTTTACAAAACAAAGGAAGAAAAGTGGCAGGCGGTGGTAGACCTTATCAAACAAGAGCATGCGAAGGGAAGACCCATACTGGTGGGAACTGTTTCCATAGAGGACTCGGAGCATCTTTCAAGGCTTCTGCAAAAGGAGAAGATACCTCACAACGTGCTAAACGCCAAGCAGCATGAGAAAGAGGCGGAGATAATAGCTCAAGCGGGAAGACTTGGTTCGGTCACCATATCCACCAACATGGCAGGAAGAGGAACAGATATCCTTCTTGGAGGAAACCCAGAGTATTTGGCAAGGGAGATACTAAGGGCAAAGGGCAAAGCCCCAGAGGAAGCCACAGAAGAGGAATGGAAGGAAGCCTTAGAGAAGGCATACAGGATAACAGAGGAGGAAAAGAAAAAGGTGGTGGATTTGGGTGGTCTTCTGGTTATAGGCACAGAAAGGCACGAATCCCGGAGGATAGACAACCAGCTCAGAGGTAGAGCAGGAAGGCAGGGAGACCCCGGTGAGTCCCGCTTCGTACTATCTTTGGAAGATGACCTCATGAGAATATTCGGTGGCGACAGGGTAAAGAAGCTCATGGAGATACTCAAGATTCCCAAGGGAGAGCCCATAGAGAGCGGTATGGTTACCAAGGCTATACAAAACGCACAAAAGAGGGTAGAAGCCCAAAACTTCCAGATAAGAAAGAGGCTCCTTGAGTATGATATGGTGATGAACACCCAGAGGCTCACCGTTTATGCCATAAGGAGAGACCTTCTTGAGTCTAAAGGGATTGAGGAATACCTGCAAGAGTTTGTCTACGACCTTGTAGCCCAAAGGGTGGAAGAGCTCATAAAGGAAGAAGAGCCGGAGCTTTGGGAGCTTGAACCCCTAAGGGATTACCTAAAAGAGCTTACAGGCAGGGACATAGACATACCCAGCGCAAGGGACAAGGAAGAGCTTATAGAAAAACTCTCCCAAAGGGTACTTGAATCCCTCTTTCAGAGGAAAGAAGAGCTCGGAGAAGAAGTTTTCAGAGAGCTTGCAAAAATTCTCATGCTTTCAAACCTTGACCACCTTTGGAGAGAGCATCTGCACACCATGGACAGGCTTAGGGAGAGCATATACCTAAGGGGCTATGCCTCCAAAGACCCATTGGTAGAATACAAAAAGGAATCCTTCTACCTATTTGAGGATATGCTATCAAGGTTCCGAGAAAAGACCATATCGGATATAATGCACATGCAGGTGAGAACCCAAGAGGAGGTTCAAGAGGAGCTAAAAAGGGAAGAGCAAGAAAGGGACAAGCTCCTAAGCATGGCAGTCTTCAGCGGAGCGGAGGGAAAGGCAGATCAGGGTCAAAAAGGTCCAAAAAGGAAGACCCTAAAGGAGCGTCTTCAGGCAAGGCGGAAAAGGTAG
- a CDS encoding IS982 family transposase, whose product MTEDRIITYFAIIDDLLNELRLREEPQAVISNSEVLTMAVIAHIDFCANYSKALDWLKSFCSHLFPKVPDKSTFSRRLEKLLPYMQTIILKLASLPQVDERYYLIDSMPVKVCENARIWTCKTLKGELYRGYTPSKREYFYGLKLNALMDSKGLIREVHLLEGSRHDIDGLANMSFYSVESKEIICDKAYKNYLMEDILKEEGIVLNPLMSIKESRYEGEWIEYAKRLYRRLAESVFSVLKRFIGMRPYSVSLNGLLVKIYTAVVSYNLYRMWKMNLI is encoded by the coding sequence ATGACAGAAGATAGAATAATAACATACTTTGCAATTATAGACGATTTGCTCAATGAACTTAGACTTCGTGAAGAACCACAAGCGGTAATATCTAACTCGGAGGTGTTAACAATGGCAGTCATAGCCCACATAGATTTTTGTGCAAACTACTCAAAGGCTCTTGATTGGCTTAAAAGTTTCTGTAGTCATCTCTTCCCTAAAGTCCCTGATAAATCTACCTTCTCAAGAAGACTTGAAAAACTGCTACCTTATATGCAAACCATCATATTAAAACTCGCATCTCTACCACAGGTGGATGAAAGATATTACCTAATTGATAGCATGCCAGTGAAAGTGTGTGAGAATGCACGCATATGGACATGCAAAACATTAAAAGGTGAGCTATACAGAGGATATACACCAAGCAAGAGAGAATACTTTTACGGGCTTAAGCTAAACGCACTTATGGACTCTAAGGGTTTAATTAGAGAGGTTCATCTACTTGAGGGGAGTAGGCATGATATTGATGGTTTGGCAAACATGAGCTTTTACAGTGTAGAAAGTAAGGAAATCATATGTGATAAGGCATACAAGAATTATCTGATGGAGGATATCTTGAAGGAAGAGGGCATAGTGCTTAACCCATTAATGAGTATAAAGGAAAGCAGATATGAGGGTGAATGGATTGAGTATGCAAAGAGGTTATACAGGAGGCTTGCGGAGAGTGTGTTTAGTGTCCTTAAAAGGTTTATCGGTATGAGACCTTATTCTGTTAGCCTGAATGGGCTTCTTGTGAAAATCTATACCGCTGTGGTTTCCTATAATCTGTATAGAATGTGGAAAATGAACCTAATATAA